In one window of Methanosarcina vacuolata Z-761 DNA:
- a CDS encoding tetratricopeptide repeat protein, translated as MSSVKKNNLIVGSFILLALMLYFVSGFLSVAGAIMGNELIAEDNERNEVYEKTEAAPDSYEKMAQRPSSIEGLIDEGNALYFTKKYSLSINCYNDALKIDPNSSLAWYGKGRSLVGLGKNDQAVSCYEKALSTFPASSENWYDKGNKQLELEKYIEAINCYDKSFAANTYLSTVWYRKALASGQLGLNQEALNSYDKSIELNSNSSSSMQMQGMAYLGLEKYPEAIECFDSALSITPDNAELWYQKGVVLDKSGDYETAIGCYDKAISFNPDMINAWNNKGVNLEKMGIYDEALTCYEFVLLSEPENLDVLQRKGVCLERLGRNEEALQCYDEVLVYNPGNSEAWYSKGSLLNKTGQYDAAIACYDKALNPDTGIQVEEIGSDSLEQLSAYEAALPSYPKNPEFKSSTVKIWYEKALSFDKLEKYESAIDCYDKVLETESGHAVVWYMKGLDLEKLGRYEEAIECYERALKLGSGYAKVWYQKGLDSSKIKEYNDAVESYDKALEIDENYTLAWAGKAFALAKLGEYESSLTCYNKVLGAVPSSAVAWYNKGLALDELGKHEEASECYNQTLLIDPEYSAARFKLNKNMEQDSTETPVLEHFKNNSADSNPSQVLSGSFWAYLLDYEYSSPEDLAEPSEDLDLFSPEVSYDAAWYGKASIYSKLGMYDDALTSYDMVLAINPARAEAWYEKGSILDRLDRSEEALECYRKALELDPQSSTALYGIASTVDDLGKLEEAVSYYDQLLALNSSNSDALLGKGLALSNLSRYDEAISCYTTLLKSEPKNLEALRSRALALSKSNKPNEALADYDRIIKLQPENFQALAEKASLLEALGRYQETAACYDRMLEISPDNREIIYKQGRALENSGDFEGAVGCYDRILALDPGNLNAYNNKGFALYKLEKYQQAIDCYNKALEYSPDNVTAWYFQGCTYLTLSSNKAALNCFNKTVQLKPDCITAWYNKGYIHNMMGETEEAVSCYDNVLAINPNSPSALYNKRFALYTLKKLDEAAVCKSKLDEIDPGFAEALQKRGTKFFLPEYYNSALNYSLPSRWYGGEENVSGNVSTNTTVPPQSGKITELSNSPENNSSNNNSSNSNSSNNNSNNNNSNNNNSNNNNSSNYNTELDDGQESEDPDYWYVPEPDE; from the coding sequence ATGAGCTCAGTTAAGAAAAATAATTTGATTGTCGGATCTTTTATTCTCCTTGCATTGATGTTATATTTCGTTTCAGGTTTTTTATCTGTAGCAGGAGCTATTATGGGTAATGAACTGATTGCAGAAGACAATGAGAGGAATGAAGTTTATGAAAAAACTGAAGCCGCTCCTGATTCTTATGAGAAAATGGCACAGCGCCCATCTTCTATAGAAGGTCTAATTGATGAGGGAAATGCATTATACTTTACAAAAAAATATTCATTATCTATAAACTGCTATAATGATGCACTTAAGATCGATCCTAATTCCTCATTGGCCTGGTATGGAAAAGGACGTTCTCTGGTCGGACTGGGAAAGAATGATCAGGCAGTCAGCTGTTATGAGAAGGCCCTTTCGACTTTTCCGGCCTCTTCCGAAAACTGGTATGATAAGGGTAACAAGCAGCTTGAGCTAGAGAAATATATTGAGGCTATCAACTGCTATGACAAAAGCTTTGCTGCCAATACTTATCTCTCCACAGTGTGGTATCGAAAAGCTCTTGCTTCTGGGCAGTTGGGGCTTAATCAGGAAGCTCTGAACTCTTATGACAAATCTATCGAACTGAATTCCAATTCTTCCAGCTCTATGCAGATGCAGGGAATGGCTTACCTCGGCCTTGAAAAGTATCCTGAGGCAATTGAATGCTTTGACAGTGCTCTTAGTATCACTCCTGACAATGCTGAACTCTGGTATCAAAAAGGAGTGGTTCTCGATAAGTCCGGTGATTACGAAACTGCAATAGGCTGTTATGACAAAGCAATTTCTTTTAATCCGGATATGATAAACGCCTGGAATAATAAAGGTGTTAACCTTGAAAAGATGGGAATTTATGATGAGGCGCTTACTTGCTACGAGTTTGTTCTTCTTTCAGAGCCTGAAAATCTTGATGTTTTACAGAGAAAGGGTGTATGCCTTGAAAGGCTTGGGAGAAATGAAGAAGCTCTTCAATGTTATGACGAGGTTCTGGTCTACAATCCTGGCAATTCCGAGGCCTGGTATAGTAAAGGCTCTCTGCTTAATAAGACAGGTCAGTATGACGCTGCAATAGCATGCTATGATAAGGCGCTTAACCCGGACACAGGGATTCAGGTTGAAGAAATCGGAAGTGATTCACTCGAACAGCTAAGCGCTTATGAAGCTGCACTTCCGTCTTATCCCAAAAATCCTGAGTTTAAATCATCTACAGTTAAGATCTGGTACGAGAAAGCCCTATCTTTTGATAAGCTTGAAAAATACGAATCTGCAATTGACTGTTATGATAAGGTTCTTGAAACCGAGTCCGGACATGCTGTTGTCTGGTATATGAAAGGACTGGACCTGGAAAAGCTTGGCAGATATGAAGAGGCAATTGAATGCTATGAACGAGCCCTAAAACTGGGTTCCGGATATGCTAAAGTCTGGTATCAGAAAGGCTTAGACTCTTCAAAAATCAAAGAATACAACGATGCAGTAGAAAGTTATGATAAAGCTCTCGAGATTGACGAAAACTATACACTTGCCTGGGCTGGTAAGGCTTTTGCCCTGGCGAAACTTGGAGAATACGAAAGCTCTCTTACATGTTACAACAAAGTCCTTGGAGCCGTTCCCAGCAGTGCAGTTGCATGGTACAATAAAGGGCTTGCTCTTGATGAACTTGGAAAGCATGAAGAAGCTTCAGAATGCTATAACCAGACTCTCCTGATTGATCCCGAATATTCGGCTGCACGCTTCAAGTTGAACAAAAACATGGAACAGGACTCAACAGAAACTCCAGTATTGGAACACTTTAAAAACAATAGTGCAGATTCCAATCCTTCCCAGGTGCTTTCTGGAAGTTTCTGGGCTTATCTTCTGGACTATGAATACTCAAGTCCAGAAGACCTTGCCGAACCTTCCGAAGATCTGGACCTGTTTAGCCCAGAGGTCAGTTACGATGCTGCATGGTATGGAAAGGCCTCAATCTACAGTAAACTCGGAATGTACGACGATGCACTTACTTCTTATGATATGGTACTTGCAATTAATCCTGCACGCGCCGAGGCCTGGTATGAAAAAGGCTCGATACTTGATAGGTTGGACAGAAGTGAGGAAGCTCTGGAATGCTACAGAAAAGCCCTGGAACTTGACCCTCAGTCAAGTACAGCCCTTTATGGGATAGCCTCTACTGTAGATGATCTTGGAAAGCTTGAAGAAGCAGTCAGTTACTATGACCAGTTGCTTGCTCTAAACTCCAGCAACTCGGATGCCCTACTTGGAAAAGGTCTTGCCCTCTCGAACCTGAGCAGGTATGACGAGGCAATTTCCTGTTACACCACACTTCTCAAATCTGAGCCTAAAAACCTTGAGGCTCTCAGAAGTCGGGCTCTTGCTCTGTCGAAATCCAATAAACCCAATGAAGCGCTCGCAGATTACGACAGAATAATTAAGCTTCAGCCTGAAAATTTCCAGGCCCTGGCTGAGAAAGCTTCTTTACTTGAGGCACTTGGCAGGTATCAGGAAACTGCTGCATGTTATGATAGAATGCTTGAAATCTCACCTGACAACAGGGAGATAATTTACAAACAGGGAAGAGCTCTGGAGAACAGCGGAGACTTTGAGGGGGCAGTAGGCTGTTACGACAGAATTCTTGCGCTGGATCCGGGAAATCTGAATGCATATAATAACAAAGGCTTTGCGCTCTACAAGCTGGAAAAATACCAGCAAGCTATTGACTGTTACAATAAAGCTCTGGAGTACAGTCCAGATAATGTTACAGCCTGGTATTTCCAGGGCTGCACTTATCTCACATTAAGCAGCAATAAAGCAGCCCTTAATTGTTTCAACAAAACAGTACAGCTTAAACCCGATTGTATCACAGCCTGGTATAACAAAGGATACATTCATAACATGATGGGAGAAACTGAAGAAGCAGTTTCATGTTATGACAATGTACTTGCAATTAACCCGAACTCACCTTCAGCCCTCTACAATAAGCGGTTTGCGCTTTATACTCTAAAGAAACTAGATGAGGCTGCTGTGTGCAAGTCAAAATTAGATGAAATCGACCCCGGTTTCGCGGAAGCTCTGCAGAAAAGAGGAACTAAGTTCTTCCTTCCTGAATATTACAATAGTGCTCTGAATTACTCCCTGCCTTCAAGATGGTATGGCGGAGAGGAAAACGTTTCAGGTAATGTAAGTACAAACACGACTGTGCCTCCTCAATCAGGAAAGATAACTGAACTCTCTAACAGCCCGGAAAATAATAGCAGCAATAATAATAGCAGCAATAGCAATAGCAGCAATAATAATAGCAACAATAATAATAGCAACAATAATAATAGCAACAATAATAATAGCAGCAATTATAATACGGAGCTTGATGATGGACAGGAAAGTGAAGATCCAGATTACTGGTATGTTCCTGAACCTGATGAGTGA
- the thiI gene encoding tRNA uracil 4-sulfurtransferase ThiI, which yields MTDNSNEIEAKPQAYAHTSRENKHTLEGYIENPDNPGSDPSSLKLEIPYNVVIVRYGELALKSTGVRNWYEKILMKNIAAMLDSRDIPYSQIRREWGRIFIETTDFRAAAAAADVFGIVSTSPALTTEPTLENAASICATLAKDLILEGESFAVRARRSGNHPFSSVDIGKTCGDAVWSALEKKGRHPRVDLSSPDKEVFVEMRQNLAYVYLKTFKGVGGLPLGTQGSMVVLMSGGLDSPVAAWLMMKRGVTIIPVYCNTSPYAENAARERAFECIRQLQKWAPGHQFKTYELPHGPNLRTFIDICNRKNTCLLCKRMMYREAYEVMKKEGASGIITGSSLGQVASQTAANMYAEIYQLAIPIYHPLIAFDKTEIIDIARKIGTYDISSQPAGSCTAVPERPEIGANYDLAVTEEQKMDIETMVFNAMKAAKVLKL from the coding sequence ATGACAGACAATTCCAATGAGATCGAGGCAAAGCCTCAGGCTTATGCTCATACCTCGAGAGAAAACAAGCATACTCTGGAAGGTTATATCGAAAACCCGGATAACCCCGGTTCCGACCCCTCTTCTTTAAAGCTTGAAATTCCATATAATGTAGTCATAGTTCGGTATGGCGAACTTGCTCTTAAAAGCACAGGAGTTCGGAACTGGTATGAAAAGATTCTGATGAAGAATATTGCGGCAATGCTGGATTCTCGAGATATTCCATATTCCCAGATACGTCGGGAATGGGGCCGAATATTTATCGAGACTACGGATTTCCGTGCAGCTGCAGCAGCTGCTGACGTTTTTGGGATTGTCTCTACTTCCCCTGCATTGACGACTGAACCTACCCTCGAGAATGCAGCCAGTATATGTGCTACCCTGGCTAAGGACCTGATTTTAGAAGGCGAATCTTTTGCCGTCAGGGCCAGAAGAAGTGGGAACCATCCTTTTTCTTCAGTGGACATAGGCAAAACCTGCGGAGATGCCGTATGGAGTGCTCTGGAAAAAAAAGGAAGGCACCCTAGAGTTGACCTGAGCTCTCCTGATAAGGAAGTTTTCGTCGAAATGCGGCAAAATCTCGCTTACGTCTATCTGAAAACATTCAAAGGCGTAGGGGGTCTTCCTCTCGGCACGCAGGGAAGTATGGTCGTTTTAATGTCCGGCGGGCTTGACTCTCCGGTTGCAGCCTGGCTTATGATGAAGCGCGGAGTTACGATTATTCCGGTATACTGCAATACTTCACCCTATGCCGAGAATGCCGCAAGAGAACGCGCTTTTGAATGTATTCGTCAACTACAGAAGTGGGCTCCAGGGCATCAGTTTAAGACTTATGAGCTCCCTCACGGCCCCAATCTTCGGACCTTTATCGACATCTGCAACCGAAAAAATACCTGTCTTCTCTGCAAACGCATGATGTACCGAGAAGCCTATGAGGTTATGAAAAAAGAAGGTGCAAGCGGAATTATCACTGGTTCTTCCCTGGGACAGGTAGCTTCCCAGACGGCTGCCAATATGTATGCTGAAATCTATCAGCTTGCTATCCCGATTTATCATCCCTTAATCGCCTTTGATAAAACAGAGATAATAGACATCGCCCGCAAAATCGGAACCTATGATATTTCCAGTCAACCCGCAGGCAGTTGCACTGCTGTGCCTGAACGGCCTGAAATAGGAGCAAACTACGACCTTGCCGTAACTGAAGAACAAAAAATGGATATCGAAACTATGGTTTTCAATGCTATGAAAGCAGCAAAAGTCCTTAAGCTCTGA
- a CDS encoding nitrite/sulfite reductase domain-containing protein, with the protein MKDNLLEKGAIVQRDRETYTIAPHIPGGVVDPATLRKIADAAEKYGAAALKITSAQRIAIVGLKEEDLDNIWADLGIKPGAAVGLCVRSIKICPGTTFCKQAKQDSLGLGLKLDEKYHGMPMPSKLKIGVSGCPNSCSESAIKDIGVIGTSKGYTLMVGGAVAASPRLGDVVAKELSEEEVLEAIDRIIDYYKNSGTKKRLGKYIDDVGLENFKAQVGL; encoded by the coding sequence ATGAAAGATAATTTACTTGAAAAAGGCGCAATTGTTCAAAGAGACCGTGAAACTTACACAATAGCTCCCCACATTCCAGGAGGTGTTGTAGATCCTGCAACTCTCAGGAAGATTGCTGATGCTGCTGAAAAATATGGAGCAGCTGCTCTTAAAATAACTTCTGCCCAGAGAATTGCAATTGTGGGCTTGAAAGAAGAAGATCTTGATAACATATGGGCTGATCTTGGAATCAAACCAGGGGCGGCTGTAGGACTATGTGTAAGGAGCATAAAGATTTGTCCCGGTACAACTTTTTGTAAGCAGGCAAAGCAAGATTCTCTGGGGCTTGGTCTGAAGCTCGATGAGAAATATCACGGAATGCCTATGCCTTCCAAACTAAAGATAGGCGTCTCAGGATGCCCAAACTCCTGCTCTGAATCAGCTATTAAAGACATTGGGGTAATTGGCACTTCCAAAGGATACACCCTGATGGTGGGAGGTGCCGTGGCTGCATCTCCAAGACTTGGTGACGTTGTAGCAAAGGAATTATCTGAAGAAGAAGTCCTTGAGGCCATTGATAGGATAATTGATTATTACAAAAATTCAGGTACTAAAAAGAGACTTGGAAAATACATTGACGACGTTGGTCTTGAGAATTTCAAAGCTCAAGTCGGGCTATAA
- a CDS encoding methanogenesis marker 8 protein has protein sequence MPHIMELLGKTRVVVKDGKVIEVGEPEVEWCPLFAKIRGIKKITPEEVKKNMEFRINDFGMFTDKRLLELEDFVGFGASEVMMTGLSRGLLDTTVTACEGAGTVISNNPILVQGMGGRMSGLVETEPIDAIINGIQERGGIVLDPSTAKMDPVAGIKKAAELGYKKIAVTAAFAETAKELRKLEAELGLDLIVIGVHVTGLNREEAQSLVENSDIVTSCASKPIRDLVKPLAQVGTAVPLFALTQKGKELVIERAKDIKSPILINTMALPVLPDHKQPKELK, from the coding sequence ATGCCTCATATAATGGAATTACTTGGAAAAACAAGAGTCGTCGTAAAAGATGGAAAGGTTATCGAAGTAGGAGAGCCTGAAGTCGAATGGTGCCCCCTCTTTGCCAAAATCCGCGGAATTAAGAAGATCACCCCTGAAGAAGTCAAGAAGAACATGGAATTCAGGATCAATGACTTTGGAATGTTCACCGACAAACGCCTACTGGAACTCGAGGATTTTGTTGGGTTTGGAGCATCGGAAGTTATGATGACAGGCCTGAGTAGGGGTTTACTCGACACAACAGTAACAGCTTGTGAAGGTGCAGGCACTGTAATTTCCAATAACCCTATTCTCGTTCAGGGCATGGGCGGCAGGATGTCCGGTCTGGTCGAAACCGAACCAATCGATGCCATCATAAACGGCATTCAGGAACGTGGCGGAATTGTGCTTGACCCTTCAACTGCAAAAATGGACCCTGTTGCAGGTATTAAAAAGGCAGCAGAACTCGGGTACAAAAAAATTGCAGTAACCGCAGCTTTCGCAGAAACCGCAAAAGAGTTACGGAAACTTGAAGCCGAACTCGGGCTTGATTTGATAGTAATTGGCGTACATGTCACAGGCTTAAACAGGGAAGAAGCTCAGAGCCTGGTGGAAAATTCAGACATTGTGACCAGTTGCGCTTCAAAGCCTATCAGAGACCTCGTAAAGCCTCTTGCTCAGGTGGGAACTGCAGTTCCACTTTTTGCTCTTACCCAGAAAGGAAAGGAACTTGTGATCGAAAGGGCAAAGGATATCAAAAGCCCGATTCTGATCAATACTATGGCTCTACCTGTGCTTCCTGATCACAAACAGCCAAAAGAACTGAAGTAA
- a CDS encoding response regulator, translated as MDKTKILVVEDQTIVALNIRNRLKNLGYAVPSAVGSGKEAIREAELTNVDIVLMDIMLKGDMDGIEAARIIKSRFGIPIIYLTACTDFETLERAKLTDPEGYISKPFKEEDLCKNIETALLKSRSKKKKSESF; from the coding sequence ATGGACAAAACAAAAATTCTGGTTGTTGAAGACCAGACTATTGTGGCCCTGAACATTAGAAACCGACTAAAAAATTTAGGGTATGCTGTTCCGAGTGCTGTGGGTTCAGGGAAAGAAGCAATAAGAGAAGCTGAGCTTACAAACGTTGATATCGTTTTGATGGATATTATGTTAAAAGGAGATATGGATGGAATTGAAGCGGCACGGATTATTAAATCACGCTTTGGCATACCCATAATTTACCTTACTGCCTGTACTGATTTTGAGACCCTCGAACGAGCAAAGCTAACAGACCCCGAAGGATATATTTCGAAACCTTTCAAAGAAGAAGACCTGTGTAAAAATATAGAGACCGCTCTTCTGAAAAGCCGGTCAAAAAAGAAAAAATCAGAGAGCTTTTAG